GGCACCCGGCCGGCAACGCCCCCTACCCCTCCCATCCCTAGCCCCCTACCCCATGCATCTTAGCTCGGATGAAGTTGTCTTCTGGCAGCGCGGTTTTGTGACCATCAACCTCACGCTGGTGACCACCTGGGGCCTGATGCTGCTGATGGTGGGGGCCGCCGCCTGGGGCACCCGCCACCTGAAAACCGGCCTCCACCCGGCTCGCTGGCAGTGCGCGCTCGAGATAATCGTGTCGGGCATCAACACCCAAATCGAGCAGGTGGGCCTACCGCAGCCGGCCCGCTACATCGGCTTCATCGGCACGTTGTTTCTGTTTATCGCCCTGGCCAATTTCGGCATTGTGCTGCCGTACTACCAGGCCCCCACCGGCTCGCTCTCGACCACGGTGGCGCTGGCGCTGGCGGTGTTTATCGCCGTGCCGGCGTTCAGCATTTCGCAAATG
The genomic region above belongs to Hymenobacter psoromatis and contains:
- a CDS encoding F0F1 ATP synthase subunit A, which gives rise to MHLSSDEVVFWQRGFVTINLTLVTTWGLMLLMVGAAAWGTRHLKTGLHPARWQCALEIIVSGINTQIEQVGLPQPARYIGFIGTLFLFIALANFGIVLPYYQAPTGSLSTTVALALAVFIAVPAFSISQMGLRHYLKTYVQPTFIMLPFNLITDASRTLALAVRLFGNIMSGGLIVAILLSIAPLFFPVLMSLLGLLTGMVQAYIFAILATVYIAAAVTKTPADQPAPTAE